TCGGCGTGGGCAGCGCGCACCTGGGCGAGTTCGGCAGCCGCGAGGCGATCGCCCTGGCCAAGGGCGAGCTCGTCGAGGCGCTCGACGCCTCCCGCCCCGGGTCCGTCGCCGTGCTCGGCGGGGACGACCCCGTCGTGCGCGCGATGGCGTCGCGGACGACCGCCCCGGCCGTGCTCGTCGGCGAGGGCGAGGGCACCCAGGTCCGGGCGCTCGACGTCGACCTCGACGCCGACGCCCGGCTCCGCTTCGACCTGCTCGACGCCCGCCCCGCCGCCGCGCCCGGGCAGGCACCGGTCCCGGTGCGGCTCGGCCTGGTCGGGGAGCAGCACCTGGTCAACGCCCTCGCCGCCGCCGCGGCCGCCCTCGAGCTCGGCCTCCCGCCGGAGGTCGTCGCCCGGGCGCTCGGCGAGGCCCGCCCGGCCAGCCGCCACCGGATGGAGGTCGTCGACCGGCCCGACGGCATCCGGGTCGTCGACGACGCCTACAACGCCTCGCCCGAGGCGGTCGCCGCCGCGCTGCGCGCCCTGGCCCACATGGGGCGCTCCGCGCGGCCGCCGCGGCGGACCTGGGCCGTCCTCGGCGAGATGCTCGAGCTCGGCGAGCACAGCCGCGTGGAGCACGACCGGGTCGGCCGCCTCGCGGTCCGGCTCAACATCGACCGCCTCGTCGCCGTCGGCCAGGGGGCCCTGCACTACGACCAGGGCGCCACGCAGGAGGGCAGCTGGGGCGAGGAGTCCGTGCTCGTCGACGACATCGACGCCGCCCGCCGCCTCCTGGCCGACGAGCTCCGCCCCGGTGACGTCGTCCTGCTCAAGGCGAGCAACTCCGTGGGCCTGTGGCGCCTGGCCGACGAGCTCGCCCGCGGCGGCAGCCCTGCCTCACCCGCCGCCGCACAGGCCGACCCCCCGGGCGCCCCGCCCCGCACCGCGCACCCCGACGAGGAGCCCCCCCGATGAGGACCGTCCTCGTGGCCGCCGGCACCAGCCTGGTCTTCACCCTGCTGGCCACCCCGCTGTTCATCCGCCTCCTGG
The window above is part of the Aquipuribacter hungaricus genome. Proteins encoded here:
- a CDS encoding UDP-N-acetylmuramoyl-tripeptide--D-alanyl-D-alanine ligase translates to AVLAEREPDGPLDGPVVVVGDGVAALTALAAAHHADLRSRGLRTVGITGSAGKTTTKDLLAEVLRQGLPGGTVVATHGSYNNEIGLPLTVLRAGTATRVLVLEMGARGPGHVRHLCEVARPDVAVVLGVGSAHLGEFGSREAIALAKGELVEALDASRPGSVAVLGGDDPVVRAMASRTTAPAVLVGEGEGTQVRALDVDLDADARLRFDLLDARPAAAPGQAPVPVRLGLVGEQHLVNALAAAAAALELGLPPEVVARALGEARPASRHRMEVVDRPDGIRVVDDAYNASPEAVAAALRALAHMGRSARPPRRTWAVLGEMLELGEHSRVEHDRVGRLAVRLNIDRLVAVGQGALHYDQGATQEGSWGEESVLVDDIDAARRLLADELRPGDVVLLKASNSVGLWRLADELARGGSPASPAAAQADPPGAPPRTAHPDEEPPR